Proteins encoded within one genomic window of Sulfurimonas hongkongensis:
- a CDS encoding mechanosensitive ion channel family protein, which produces MAVESKFAEMPFLSKQLDLIHQMNESNTTQEQIMLIAEEQKSLYSQKLDEFLKDKEEFINNYKNFDAEIFALEKIIKLNKRLGNNYAVIRDKVLVKSYKLLNAQNDMIKSILRALDKMNFVEYQTYMSEMFAKNQEYNAELNNVDYSDILALNQDSTILKQAQQNIKDYYALIEINADVLKYLSMFETKMYRLNKYSKFNLINPVLSINNTPIAQKINSVIESYGFSVVKILLMIIVSILIYILRTYIYIKIESFIVEINSLKKYSKDILRSIRKPMEIVMIFIGIEILIFIYYDFSGVGTLNEFFKIFYAILLTYIVYRVVNIIASIKIHEIQTVDRKIKREVINVGIKIINFIIMIIGLLIVLYLAGADLTAILSGLGIGGLAVALASKDSLANFFGTLSILFSDVFSQGDWIVVNDLEGTVVEIGLRVTTLRTFDNAIIAIPNSILTNKEVKNWNKRSLGRRIKMSVGVKYDSKSEDLRNAVAQIRQMLEDHPEIATEDTEFNYESTRSSKLVSREDEIGIKKTLLVYLDEFAPSSINILIYCFSKSVVWSEWLEVKEDVLFKIMEILEQNSLEFAFPSMSLYQETNQPS; this is translated from the coding sequence TTGGCTGTAGAGTCAAAGTTTGCAGAGATGCCTTTTCTCTCTAAACAACTTGATTTGATACATCAGATGAATGAGAGCAATACTACTCAAGAGCAGATTATGCTCATAGCAGAGGAGCAAAAGAGTTTATATTCTCAAAAGCTAGATGAATTTTTAAAAGATAAAGAAGAGTTTATAAATAACTATAAAAATTTTGATGCTGAAATTTTTGCACTAGAGAAAATTATTAAGCTAAATAAGCGTCTAGGAAATAACTATGCTGTTATAAGAGATAAAGTTTTAGTAAAATCCTACAAACTGCTAAATGCTCAAAATGATATGATAAAAAGTATCCTAAGAGCACTAGATAAGATGAATTTTGTTGAGTATCAAACTTATATGAGTGAGATGTTTGCAAAAAATCAAGAGTACAATGCAGAGCTTAACAATGTTGACTATTCTGATATTTTGGCTTTAAACCAAGATTCGACTATCTTAAAACAGGCTCAACAAAACATCAAAGACTACTATGCACTCATAGAGATAAATGCTGATGTTTTAAAGTACTTATCTATGTTTGAAACAAAAATGTATAGACTAAACAAATACTCAAAGTTTAACCTTATAAATCCAGTTCTATCTATAAATAACACACCAATAGCACAAAAAATAAACTCTGTTATAGAGTCTTATGGTTTTAGTGTTGTAAAGATTTTGCTTATGATAATTGTCTCAATTTTGATATATATTCTTCGCACATATATTTACATCAAGATAGAATCTTTTATAGTTGAGATAAACTCTTTGAAAAAATATTCCAAAGATATTTTAAGAAGTATCAGAAAACCTATGGAAATTGTGATGATATTTATAGGTATAGAGATTTTAATCTTTATCTATTATGACTTCTCAGGTGTGGGTACTCTAAACGAATTCTTTAAAATCTTTTATGCAATTTTACTAACTTATATAGTCTATAGAGTAGTAAATATCATAGCATCTATAAAGATTCACGAGATTCAAACAGTAGATAGAAAAATCAAAAGAGAAGTTATAAATGTTGGTATTAAGATAATCAACTTTATTATTATGATTATTGGTTTGCTTATAGTTCTATATCTCGCCGGTGCTGATTTGACTGCGATTTTATCAGGTCTTGGTATCGGTGGTTTAGCTGTGGCTCTTGCATCTAAGGACTCTTTAGCAAACTTTTTTGGAACTCTCTCCATCCTCTTTAGTGATGTTTTTTCTCAAGGGGATTGGATAGTTGTAAATGACTTAGAGGGAACTGTGGTTGAGATTGGTTTGAGAGTTACTACTCTTAGAACATTTGATAACGCCATCATAGCCATCCCAAACTCTATTCTTACAAACAAAGAGGTAAAAAACTGGAACAAGCGTTCACTCGGTCGTAGGATAAAGATGAGCGTTGGCGTTAAGTATGACTCAAAAAGTGAAGATTTACGAAATGCAGTAGCCCAGATTCGTCAAATGCTAGAAGACCATCCAGAGATAGCTACTGAGGATACAGAGTTTAACTATGAATCAACTAGAAGCTCAAAACTTGTCTCAAGAGAAGATGAGATAGGTATAAAAAAGACACTACTTGTTTATCTTGATGAGTTTGCACCTTCGAGCATCAATATACTTATCTACTGTTTTTCAAAGAGTGTAGTTTGGAGTGAATGGCTTGAAGTAAAAGAAGATGTTTTGTTTAAAATAATGGAAATTTTAGAACAAAACTCACTAGAGTTTGCATTTCCATCTATGAGTCTTTATCAAGAGACAAATCAGCCTAGCTAA
- a CDS encoding TorD/DmsD family molecular chaperone, with protein sequence MQQTQARVNIYALLSRILMQELDVEMLKMIKEDKNILDFFPTLKGWEPLNEMQEDKLLAEYINPDFVNLTILHLIPYESFYVRDDQMIETGGANPVTDMYSAYNFMVDYEASRTVSSDHIGIEFEFMHHLCLAESKALEEGEMISVAQIRAVQLEFLQKHLVKWAPLYLINMKYEARTPLYYDAAEMALEFLLSDHEYLVDEIKQREMI encoded by the coding sequence ATGCAACAAACACAAGCTAGAGTAAATATCTATGCACTTCTATCTCGCATCCTAATGCAGGAATTAGATGTAGAGATGCTCAAAATGATAAAAGAAGATAAAAATATTTTGGACTTTTTTCCAACTTTAAAAGGGTGGGAGCCACTAAATGAGATGCAAGAGGATAAGCTCTTAGCGGAGTATATAAATCCTGATTTTGTAAACCTCACAATATTGCATCTCATACCTTATGAATCTTTTTATGTAAGAGATGACCAGATGATAGAAACAGGAGGGGCTAATCCTGTGACTGATATGTATAGTGCTTACAACTTTATGGTGGATTATGAAGCATCTAGGACTGTCTCATCTGACCATATCGGAATTGAGTTTGAGTTTATGCATCACCTCTGCCTTGCTGAGTCAAAGGCACTAGAAGAGGGTGAGATGATATCAGTGGCCCAGATTAGAGCGGTGCAGTTGGAGTTTTTACAAAAGCACTTAGTCAAATGGGCACCGCTCTATCTTATAAATATGAAATATGAAGCTAGAACACCGCTTTATTATGATGCGGCAGAGATGGCATTAGAGTTTTTGCTAAGTGACCATGAGTACTTAGTAGATGAGATAAAACAAAGAGAGATGATATAA
- a CDS encoding 4Fe-4S binding protein: protein MSLISLSASKCVRSLARESQCNKCELICPTEAIVVANNPLPSINFSACVGCGACDAICPSEALSLDNFSASEFFFEFIDGEDNIISCAKNVPCISALSVEYIISLTVLKKEIVLDMGHCNNCAIAHKCKPQIIKNYEEASYVLEAMESETKVILKDVCYEAKEPEKLSNRREFFSSITLGNVAKAKHSFEDEVKKATDELVEHTLQKEDIALLRKKRITHRRKLLYSSIKRVQKPSIYHIIDANELSFTSAKLLDEDSCTACQMCYRVCPTGALSSDIKNSKIDFDPLLCIRCGICHDVCEPNSITLSGTYKVKEFFEPAVQNLIAFKVRRCDECNIIFSSNTDDKMCYRCKAEDEEARELWGISEDM, encoded by the coding sequence ATGTCATTAATCTCTCTTAGTGCTAGCAAGTGTGTCCGCTCTCTTGCAAGAGAGAGTCAGTGCAACAAGTGCGAACTTATCTGCCCAACTGAGGCTATTGTAGTAGCAAACAACCCACTTCCATCCATAAACTTTTCAGCTTGTGTTGGTTGTGGCGCTTGTGATGCCATCTGTCCAAGTGAAGCACTATCTTTAGATAACTTTAGTGCAAGTGAGTTTTTCTTTGAGTTTATAGATGGCGAGGACAATATTATCTCTTGTGCTAAAAATGTTCCTTGCATCTCAGCTCTTAGTGTTGAGTATATTATCTCACTAACCGTTTTAAAAAAAGAGATAGTGCTTGATATGGGGCATTGTAATAATTGCGCAATTGCTCACAAATGTAAGCCTCAGATAATTAAAAACTATGAAGAAGCAAGCTATGTTTTAGAGGCTATGGAGAGTGAGACCAAAGTCATACTCAAAGATGTTTGTTATGAGGCAAAAGAGCCAGAGAAACTAAGTAACAGAAGAGAGTTTTTTAGCTCAATTACGCTTGGAAATGTTGCAAAAGCAAAGCACTCATTTGAAGATGAGGTTAAAAAGGCTACGGATGAGTTAGTTGAGCATACCCTGCAAAAAGAGGATATCGCACTTCTTAGGAAAAAGAGAATCACACATAGAAGAAAACTGCTCTATAGTTCAATTAAAAGAGTGCAAAAACCATCTATCTATCACATCATAGATGCAAATGAGCTGAGTTTTACATCTGCTAAGCTTCTTGATGAGGATAGTTGTACCGCTTGTCAAATGTGCTATAGAGTCTGTCCAACAGGGGCTCTTAGCTCAGATATAAAAAACTCTAAGATAGACTTTGACCCACTTCTTTGCATCAGGTGCGGCATCTGTCATGATGTTTGTGAACCTAACTCCATCACGCTTAGTGGCACATACAAAGTAAAAGAGTTTTTTGAACCGGCTGTGCAAAATCTTATAGCATTTAAAGTAAGAAGGTGTGATGAGTGCAACATTATCTTTAGCTCAAACACAGATGATAAGATGTGTTATAGATGTAAAGCAGAAGATGAAGAAGCTCGTGAGCTTTGGGGTATAAGTGAGGATATGTAG
- a CDS encoding phosphatidylglycerophosphatase A family protein, whose translation MNWFFLTLGYSGLVPKAPGTMGSFVALILGILVLMFFEVETLFLATVLISIIAVREINKYEEKTKIHDDTRIVIDELAGMWFALSVAPAMSISMGETTNLQNGFLIQVLLSFALFRYFDIKKPSIIGRIDREVKGGIGVMGDDIIAGFAAGISSSLIWQGWLQLQSIL comes from the coding sequence TTGAATTGGTTTTTTTTAACATTGGGATATAGTGGTTTAGTACCTAAGGCACCTGGGACTATGGGAAGTTTTGTAGCTCTGATTTTAGGCATCTTAGTACTTATGTTTTTTGAAGTAGAGACTCTTTTTTTAGCAACCGTTCTTATTAGCATCATAGCAGTTCGCGAGATTAACAAGTATGAAGAGAAAACTAAGATACATGATGATACACGCATAGTTATTGATGAGTTAGCGGGAATGTGGTTTGCACTAAGTGTGGCTCCTGCTATGAGCATCTCAATGGGCGAAACAACAAACTTACAAAACGGTTTTTTAATCCAAGTTCTACTCTCATTTGCTCTTTTTAGATACTTTGACATTAAAAAACCATCTATCATAGGTCGCATAGATAGAGAAGTAAAAGGTGGCATAGGAGTTATGGGTGACGATATCATTGCAGGTTTTGCAGCTGGGATATCAAGCTCACTTATCTGGCAAGGTTGGTTACAACTCCAAAGCATACTTTAA
- a CDS encoding sulfate adenylyltransferase yields MTSSRKNKTLLIDEEAASALELLKDGLLLPATSLMGLKESQSVLKSGLINGKTFPFPFILAPSGKRNLEVLKSLEVGEELSIIFNDKPFATLIVDEVFPVDPSERIKHIYGTDDISHPGVAATINRLGTLGVCGEYTLCNESSNKIKESIKNAQQAIGAKHTTSLVMAANPLHRAHERLIRHSLEDTDLLVIFLLKSYTESNLDYETRKETLDFFINNFLTKNHVLVVPLDNSYIFGGYNEIIIDAIVAKNYATNRLVIGRNHAGLGMFYDCNSDKSIIDKVVGIDIEISIASEYVYCDKCTTLVSKNTCPHGQHHQISYNSNSILELLELGLLPPTILVRKEISAHILSKLFPKRFKNLEKLYYDILPIEGLLEERTEKDFYLELMKLYQTTSLT; encoded by the coding sequence ATGACATCATCAAGAAAAAATAAAACACTTCTAATAGATGAAGAAGCGGCATCTGCTTTAGAGTTACTCAAAGATGGGCTCTTATTGCCAGCCACCTCTTTGATGGGGCTAAAAGAGAGTCAAAGTGTATTAAAGAGTGGACTAATTAATGGAAAAACATTCCCTTTTCCTTTTATCTTAGCACCCTCAGGGAAAAGAAATTTAGAGGTTTTAAAAAGCCTTGAGGTTGGTGAAGAGTTATCTATCATCTTTAATGACAAACCTTTTGCCACTCTTATAGTAGATGAAGTTTTCCCTGTAGATCCAAGTGAAAGAATCAAACATATCTATGGAACCGATGACATTAGCCATCCTGGTGTCGCCGCTACCATAAATAGACTTGGAACACTTGGAGTTTGTGGAGAGTACACCCTTTGTAATGAGTCTTCAAACAAGATTAAAGAGAGTATAAAAAACGCTCAACAAGCCATCGGAGCAAAACACACTACTTCGCTTGTAATGGCAGCAAATCCCCTGCATCGTGCTCATGAAAGACTCATTCGCCATAGCCTTGAAGATACAGACCTATTAGTTATATTTTTACTAAAATCATATACTGAGTCAAACTTAGACTATGAGACAAGAAAAGAGACACTTGACTTTTTCATAAATAATTTTCTTACAAAAAATCATGTTTTAGTTGTACCATTAGACAATAGTTATATATTTGGCGGATACAATGAGATTATTATAGATGCAATAGTTGCTAAAAACTACGCAACTAACAGACTGGTCATAGGTCGAAATCATGCTGGACTTGGTATGTTTTATGATTGTAACTCAGACAAATCCATCATAGATAAAGTGGTTGGTATAGACATAGAGATAAGCATAGCAAGTGAGTATGTTTACTGTGATAAGTGTACTACACTAGTTAGTAAAAATACCTGCCCACATGGACAACATCATCAAATCTCATACAATTCAAACTCCATACTAGAACTTTTAGAGTTAGGACTTTTACCTCCAACAATTTTAGTACGAAAAGAGATATCAGCTCACATCCTCTCAAAACTTTTTCCAAAAAGATTTAAAAATCTAGAAAAACTCTACTATGATATTTTGCCAATAGAGGGACTCTTAGAAGAGAGAACTGAGAAAGATTTTTATCTAGAGCTTATGAAACTCTATCAAACAACATCACTTACTTAG
- a CDS encoding response regulator, whose amino-acid sequence MKILIIENEVYLAQSIATKLGDLGHTCEMCTSTKDAIKSNSYDVILLSTNINGQDFNPIIETFRSAIIILMVSYISNDTVSKPLSAGAKDYILKPFMIEELVRKINHYQDYEKLKKRDIAYKKYLTHSFSTLTHEYDHDSIELPIFISSSFQKHSDAFAFEHAYEKDLPIYFITLSDPKAMSEIESLNQDAILYIIDYQTLKKSDKKIFCSLIANKKAIVSSTDKIENVEHKVLEIKSENNIFDQGDILPIEDYVKYIVLNYQYKFPDIELSKKLGISRKSLWEKRKKYDIIKKK is encoded by the coding sequence TTGAAGATACTAATTATAGAAAATGAAGTTTATTTAGCACAAAGTATTGCTACAAAGCTAGGCGACTTAGGTCATACATGTGAGATGTGTACATCTACAAAAGATGCTATAAAAAGTAATAGCTACGATGTTATTCTTCTCTCAACTAACATAAACGGACAAGATTTTAACCCAATTATAGAGACTTTTAGGAGTGCTATCATTATCCTTATGGTCTCTTATATATCAAACGATACTGTCTCAAAACCACTTAGTGCTGGAGCAAAAGACTATATACTAAAGCCTTTTATGATAGAGGAGCTAGTTAGAAAAATAAACCACTATCAAGATTATGAAAAACTAAAAAAGAGAGATATTGCATATAAAAAATACTTAACTCACTCTTTTTCTACCTTAACTCACGAATATGATCATGACTCTATAGAGCTACCTATTTTTATCTCTTCTTCATTTCAAAAACACTCTGATGCTTTTGCTTTTGAGCACGCTTATGAAAAAGACTTGCCTATTTACTTTATAACACTAAGTGATCCAAAAGCAATGAGTGAGATAGAATCACTAAATCAAGATGCGATTCTCTACATTATAGACTATCAAACACTAAAAAAGAGTGATAAGAAGATTTTTTGTTCACTTATTGCCAATAAAAAAGCTATAGTATCTAGTACAGATAAGATAGAAAATGTAGAGCATAAAGTACTAGAGATAAAGAGTGAAAACAATATTTTTGATCAAGGTGATATTTTGCCGATAGAGGACTATGTAAAGTACATTGTGCTTAATTATCAATACAAGTTTCCTGATATTGAACTATCTAAGAAACTAGGCATTAGCCGCAAAAGTTTATGGGAAAAACGAAAGAAATATGACATCATCAAGAAAAAATAA
- a CDS encoding bifunctional 2-C-methyl-D-erythritol 4-phosphate cytidylyltransferase/2-C-methyl-D-erythritol 2,4-cyclodiphosphate synthase produces MADITLILLAAGSSNRFNSDVKKQWLRIGHEPLWQFVARKCVETKLFSKIIITSSKDDIIFMKLYDSFTFVEGSTTRQKSLKNALDKVESDYVLISDIARPCIDEDFLKSIISKANVADCIVPYLGVSDTIVYGDKTIDRDKIKRIQTPQLSKTSTLKSALNTQTQYTDESSAIVAYGGSREFILGKSDANKITYTKDLKELPCLRAPSEDILSGTGFDVHAFEDKKEMYLCGVKIDSDFGFKAHSDGDVAIHALIDALLGASGMGDIGDSFPDSSDEYKNIDSKVLLNRVCTKIREFGFVIINVDISIAAQTPRIGSYKLAMRETIAKILGCETSRVNIKATTTEKLGFIGRKEGVGVIANANLKYFDWMKI; encoded by the coding sequence TTGGCTGATATTACACTTATCTTACTTGCCGCTGGGAGTTCTAACCGCTTTAACTCTGATGTTAAGAAGCAGTGGTTACGTATTGGACATGAGCCTTTATGGCAGTTTGTCGCTCGTAAGTGTGTAGAAACTAAACTTTTTAGTAAAATCATCATTACCTCTTCAAAAGATGATATTATTTTTATGAAGCTCTATGATTCTTTTACTTTTGTAGAAGGTTCTACCACTAGACAAAAATCTCTCAAAAATGCTTTGGATAAAGTAGAAAGCGACTATGTTCTCATTAGTGATATAGCAAGACCTTGCATAGATGAAGATTTTTTAAAATCAATCATTTCTAAAGCTAATGTTGCTGACTGTATTGTCCCATATCTTGGAGTGAGCGACACTATCGTTTACGGGGATAAAACCATTGATAGAGACAAGATAAAGAGAATCCAAACCCCTCAGCTTTCAAAAACCTCAACTCTGAAATCTGCACTAAACACACAAACACAATACACTGATGAGAGCAGTGCAATAGTTGCTTATGGAGGCTCAAGAGAGTTTATCTTAGGCAAGAGTGATGCAAACAAAATCACATACACAAAAGACTTAAAAGAGCTTCCATGCCTAAGAGCTCCATCAGAGGATATACTAAGCGGTACTGGCTTTGATGTTCATGCATTTGAAGATAAAAAAGAGATGTATCTTTGTGGGGTAAAGATTGACTCTGATTTTGGTTTTAAAGCTCATAGTGATGGTGATGTAGCCATTCACGCTCTTATAGATGCACTTCTTGGTGCTAGTGGCATGGGAGATATTGGCGATAGTTTTCCAGATAGTAGCGATGAGTATAAAAACATAGACTCTAAAGTGCTTTTAAATAGAGTATGCACAAAGATTAGAGAGTTTGGTTTTGTTATAATAAATGTAGATATTTCTATAGCAGCACAAACGCCACGCATAGGTAGTTACAAACTAGCTATGAGAGAAACAATAGCTAAAATTTTGGGGTGTGAAACCTCAAGAGTGAACATAAAAGCTACAACAACCGAAAAACTAGGCTTTATAGGCCGCAAAGAGGGTGTTGGAGTTATTGCAAATGCAAATTTAAAATATTTTGATTGGATGAAAATTTGA
- the thiC gene encoding phosphomethylpyrimidine synthase ThiC: MRTSWVKNRQNDSVKTQMYYAKQGIITEEMEYVAKVEDLSPELVRSEIARGRLIIPANVNHTSLEPMAIGIATKCKINANIGSSAIASDVEGEVLKMQVSQHYKADTAMDLSTGGDLDEIRRAVIKSSKIPIGTVPIYQILHDVGNKIEDLSIDVMLEVLERQAKQGVSYFTVHAGFLLETMPKIAKRKMGIVSRGGSLMAAWMMHYHRENPFYTAFDDILDICAKYDVALSLGDSLRPGCLADASDDAQLGELKVLGELTLRAWEKNVQIMIEGPGHVPLNQIERNMKLQRELCHEAPFYILGPLVTDIAAGYDHISSAIGAAVGGWHGASMLCYVTPKEHLGLPNADDVREGIIAYKIAAHAADIARGHKGARDVDDEMSDARYAFDWERQFELALDSERAREYHDETLPQDVFKEAEFCSMCGPKFCSYKITQNIMDNPEAIEQISRENKQREEKEREAVEAT, from the coding sequence ATGAGGACTTCATGGGTAAAAAATCGCCAAAATGATTCTGTAAAAACTCAGATGTATTATGCAAAACAAGGCATAATAACTGAGGAGATGGAATATGTTGCAAAAGTAGAAGACCTGTCCCCTGAACTAGTAAGAAGTGAGATAGCAAGAGGAAGACTAATCATCCCTGCAAATGTAAACCATACATCTCTTGAACCTATGGCCATAGGAATAGCCACAAAGTGTAAGATAAACGCAAACATCGGCTCATCTGCTATTGCATCAGATGTTGAAGGTGAAGTTCTTAAGATGCAAGTCTCACAACACTATAAAGCTGATACTGCTATGGACTTATCAACTGGTGGTGATTTAGATGAGATAAGAAGAGCAGTTATCAAATCTTCAAAGATACCAATAGGTACAGTCCCTATCTATCAGATACTTCATGATGTTGGAAATAAGATAGAAGATTTAAGCATAGATGTAATGCTTGAAGTTTTAGAGCGTCAAGCAAAACAAGGTGTGAGTTATTTTACAGTGCATGCTGGATTTTTGTTAGAGACTATGCCAAAAATTGCAAAGCGAAAGATGGGGATAGTTAGCCGTGGTGGCTCACTTATGGCTGCGTGGATGATGCACTATCATAGAGAAAACCCTTTCTATACAGCATTTGATGATATCTTAGATATCTGTGCAAAGTATGATGTAGCACTTAGCTTAGGAGATTCTCTTCGTCCTGGTTGTTTAGCAGACGCATCTGATGATGCGCAACTAGGAGAGTTGAAAGTTTTAGGCGAGCTTACACTTCGTGCTTGGGAGAAAAATGTTCAGATAATGATAGAGGGACCTGGGCATGTCCCACTAAATCAAATTGAGAGAAATATGAAGCTTCAACGTGAACTTTGTCATGAAGCTCCTTTTTATATCCTTGGACCACTAGTTACAGACATAGCTGCTGGATATGACCATATATCTTCGGCTATTGGTGCTGCGGTTGGTGGCTGGCACGGTGCTAGTATGCTTTGTTATGTAACTCCAAAAGAGCATCTGGGACTTCCAAATGCAGATGATGTTCGTGAGGGTATCATAGCTTACAAGATTGCAGCACATGCCGCAGACATCGCAAGAGGCCACAAGGGTGCTAGAGATGTAGATGATGAGATGAGTGATGCAAGATATGCTTTTGATTGGGAGAGACAGTTTGAGCTGGCACTAGATAGTGAGAGAGCAAGAGAGTATCATGATGAAACACTTCCACAAGATGTTTTTAAAGAAGCAGAGTTTTGTTCGATGTGCGGACCGAAGTTTTGCTCTTACAAAATAACTCAAAATATCATGGACAATCCAGAAGCGATAGAGCAGATTTCAAGAGAAAATAAACAAAGAGAAGAAAAAGAGAGAGAAGCAGTCGAAGCTACATAA
- a CDS encoding Mrp/NBP35 family ATP-binding protein, giving the protein MTNEIVNSALSKVMYPGFTKDIVTFGFVNSIEINGNDVSFNVEITSSAPEVAQQIRDDATKELKAVGAVNVTCNIKAPKMPEAPKPKSKNIAPQVKNFLMISSGKGGVGKSTTSVNIAIALAAQGKKVGLLDADIYGPNIPRMLGISDIKPEVNGNKVLPIKAYGLEVMSMGSLMEEGQSLMWRGAMIMKAIEQFLRDILWSELDCLVIDMPPGTGDAQLTLAQSVPVTAGLVVTTPQAVSIDDSRRSLDMFKKLDIPIAGIVENMSGFIAPDTGVEYDIFGRGTSEPMAKEFDTKVIAEIPIESSIRTGGDEGKPITFVNPTSESAKRYAMAAESIWATIEAVNAAGGASNESVQPTTPPGVSACST; this is encoded by the coding sequence ATGACTAACGAAATAGTAAATTCAGCACTCTCAAAAGTTATGTATCCGGGTTTTACTAAGGATATCGTAACTTTTGGTTTTGTAAATAGCATAGAAATTAATGGTAATGATGTTAGTTTTAATGTAGAGATTACATCAAGTGCACCTGAAGTTGCACAACAAATCAGAGATGATGCAACTAAAGAGCTAAAAGCTGTGGGAGCTGTAAATGTTACATGTAACATCAAAGCTCCAAAAATGCCTGAAGCTCCAAAGCCAAAGAGCAAAAATATAGCTCCACAAGTTAAGAACTTTTTAATGATTAGTTCTGGAAAAGGTGGGGTTGGTAAGTCAACTACGTCTGTAAATATTGCTATTGCACTTGCAGCTCAAGGAAAAAAAGTGGGTCTCTTAGATGCAGATATCTATGGTCCAAACATTCCTCGTATGTTGGGCATATCAGACATCAAACCAGAAGTTAATGGAAACAAGGTTCTTCCTATAAAAGCGTATGGTCTTGAAGTTATGTCTATGGGATCGCTTATGGAAGAGGGACAATCTCTTATGTGGCGTGGTGCCATGATTATGAAGGCAATTGAGCAGTTTTTAAGGGATATACTCTGGTCAGAACTAGACTGTTTAGTTATAGACATGCCTCCAGGAACTGGTGATGCACAACTTACGTTAGCTCAAAGTGTGCCAGTGACTGCAGGTCTTGTTGTGACTACTCCGCAAGCAGTCTCTATTGATGACTCTCGCCGTTCACTAGATATGTTTAAAAAATTAGACATTCCAATAGCTGGAATAGTTGAGAATATGAGTGGATTCATAGCACCAGATACTGGTGTTGAGTATGATATCTTTGGAAGAGGTACATCTGAACCAATGGCAAAAGAGTTTGATACTAAAGTAATTGCTGAAATTCCAATAGAATCAAGTATTAGAACTGGTGGAGATGAGGGTAAACCTATTACTTTTGTAAACCCAACTTCTGAGAGTGCAAAAAGATATGCAATGGCAGCTGAGTCTATTTGGGCAACTATCGAGGCTGTAAATGCAGCAGGTGGTGCGTCAAATGAGTCAGTACAACCAACAACACCTCCGGGGGTATCAGCTTGCTCGACGTGA